TTCCGGCTGGACAGCGCAAAAGTACATGACAATGAGTTCATTGATGCCGGTGGAAAATTCGGCCCCGAGGGTGGAGCGCTATTTCTTACCTGGACAACCGATTCCGAATTCTGGAATAATCGAATTACAAAATCTCCCGATTGGCCCCGCAATTTCTATGGCTTTAAAGGCCGTAAGGGAACCCGATGCCGTTTTCATCATAATGATGTCCGGGTTCAGTTCTCATTCGAATTTCCCTTCCAGCACGATGCAAATGTGGAAATCGATCATAACCATTTTACCGGCACAATATCTATCCCCAAACATGCAGGGGGAAATATTCCCGACAGCGGTTATACCTTTCATATTCATCACAACTGGCTTCAACGGTCATATGCACTGGAATGGTCCCGCAATGGGGCGAAAATCGATCATAACCTGTTCGATTTTGACACGAGTGTCGACGGCGGTAATCTGATCACCGACCATGGAGATGTAGCTTCACCCGGTCCGACCGAATTCCACGATAATCTGATCAAAAATCCCGGACGAGGCGTTTTCTGGAGCGGCGTGGTCGACAATAACATCTCTTTCCACAACAATCATGTTAAAGCCACTACCACTATCACCCCTCGTACCGAGGGTTTTTTCGGATTTAATACATCAACCGATTTCAGCACAATCGAAATTGTCGACAATATATTCGAATGTTACCACACCTCTCGCCCCCTGATGCGCAACAGCGCAAGTTACAATGCGGTTATCGAAAACAATACTCTGGTAAACATAAGCGACTCCGCATCCTTCGAAAACCCCCATACCGGCGCGCATCGGGGACCGCTGGAGGACCTCTTTTTCCCCTGTGGTGTTGATGGTGAGTATACCGTCGATGGCTGGGATGTGTATGAGACCGGATCTTCATCAACAACACGCACCGCATTCTCAAGTACAATGCCGGCGAATATGATAAGCCGCCCAAATGTAGGTATCAGCAAATGTATCCTCTGGGAAAGCGGCAATATTCAACCATCTGCTCACCGGAGCATCTACACTGTTCGGGGACAAAAAGTCAATGTTTTGGGTTCATCACTCCTCCGCCCAAAGATTGGCAAAGGTGTGCTGGTAGTTGAAAATGATGGAAAATAAGCGTATCTGAAATCCATCGAAATCCAGGGAATCTTGGATGCAGGAATCGAATACAGGGACAAAGGTAGAGGAGTAGTTTAAGAATCTAAAGCACCAAGCACAAGACGACATGAATCAAATAAAAATCAAATCCCTTAAGCTCCTATTCTACCTCCGGCTCTCGGTTTCATTCCCCCCTCCCCTCTCATACCTTTCTAACACTCCGGCAATTATATTTATATAATGTTACCGATGCGCTTCAGCGGCTGGTCGAATCCGGTGAAACCAATGCATTCACCCCTCAGTTCCGTCTTCGCCATGAAAGTGAACGTGCTGATGGTATGTACGTATCGACCTGGCCAAGCGCGGAATGGGCATATGATGAAAAACCGCAACTGGTTGTCACCTATACGCTGTCTGGTGACTGATGAATGATATCTTTTCCAGTCTCTCAACTATTACATTTACCATCCTTGGTATAAGTGCGATAGGTTTCTTTGCACTCCAGGAAAAAATCCCCCTTCGGCCAAAAACCAGACCCTTTCGCCACCGCCTGGCGGTCAACGCAGTGCTTGTCGGGTTGACACTAACTACCAGCGCACTTCTTGTCACACCGGTATCCGAATGGATGATGACAAAAGCGGCGAAAGAGGAATTCGGGATTCTTCAATATGTTAAACTTCCTTTCGGAATGCAAACCATTGTCGCGTTTCTTCTTATGGACGCCACGTTCTACTGGTGGCATCGGGCAAATCACCGGATACCTTTCCTCTGGCGTTTCCATAATGTCCATCATATCGACCCCGACCTTGATATTACCACATCCTTCCGTTTCCACGCCGGTGAAATAGCGCTCTCCTCGGGTTTCAGGATTATCCAGATCGGCCTTATCGGGATTTCCGCGCTGGATTTTGTCCTCTATGAACTTATATTCAATATGTCAACAATGTTTCATCACAGTAATTTCCGGTTGCCGATCGGACTGGAACGGTTTCTTAATGTATTTATTGTTACCCCCCGGATGCACGGAATTCACCACTCAAACTATCAGGATGAAACCAACAGCAATTATTCGGTCGTTTTCCGCTGGTGGGACCCATTATGGCGCACCCTTCACCTGAATATACCGCAATCGGCAATTACTATCGGCGTCCCCGCCTATCATGCACCGCAAGATAATCATCTCCGGGCAACGATTACCATGCCCTTCACTCGTCAACGATATTACTGGAAAGGCGACAACGATATCCGGCTTCACCGGGAAGCCGGCACGCTGCCGGATAAAAATCACCTGGCAGCCTGATTCACCCAGCCGATACATCACGTGTTTCTCCTAAAACCAGTTGGTGCACAATTTGCTCGTAATAAAATTGTAGTTAATTATTTACAATGATCCTTTTGGGGAGTTAACCTGTCATGGCACGGATCATCATAGTCTCAAACCGTCTGCCGGTCACGATCAAAAAAAGTCCTGATGGATTCACCTATTCCCGGAGTATCGGCGGACTGGCAACCGCAATGCAATCGGTACATCAGAGTGAAGGAAGTCTATGGGTTGGATGGTGCGGGATGGTTAATGAAGAGCTGGATACTAACGACCGGGAAAAACTTACCGATATTCTCAGACACGATTATAAATGCATCCCCCTGTTTCTTTCTCAGCGGCAGATTGAAGTATTCTATAATTCATTCAGTAATAAAACGGTATGGCCTCTGTTCCATTATTTCCCGCTGCTTTCCGAGTATGATGAAGAATACTGGGATGGATACTGGGAGGTGAATGAAATATTTATGCATACTCTCGAACCGGTAATTCGTGATACGGATATCATCTGGATCCAGGATTATCATCTTATGTTGCTTCCAGGAATGATTCGCAAAAATTTTCCTGCCGCAAAAATCGGTTTTTTTCTTCATATCCCCTTTCCCTCTTTTGAAATTTTCCGGCTCCTTCCCTGGCGTAAAGAATTGCTTCAGGGCATACTCGGTGCGGATCTCATCGGATTTCATACCTACGATTATGTCCGCCATTTCCTCAGCAGCGTGCGGCGCCTTCTCTTTCTCGATGTTTCACTGAGTTCGATCACCACCGATCACCGGGATGCCAAAGCAGATGCATTTCCTCTGGGTGTCGATTTCGACCGGTACCGCCGTTCCGGAGATGATTCGGATGTGCAAAAGAATATCGGACTGTTTCGCAAAAAACTTGCTCAAACACGGATCATATTATCCGTTGACCGGCTCGATTACACCAAGGGAATCCCCTCCCGTCTTCATGCATATCAGTTATTTCTGGAGCAATATCCGCAGTATAAAGAAAAGATCACCCTTATCCTTATTGCAGCGCCCTCACGTATTCAGGTGCATACCTATCAGGAGATAAAACAGCAGATCGAGCAGCTGGTCAGTTTGATAAACGGCAAACACGGGACAGTTGGCTGGACTCCTGTACAATACTTTTTTCGATCCTTTGGATACCTCGAACTCACCGCCCTTTATCATTGTGCCGACATTCTGCTGGTAACACCGTTGCGTGACGGCATGAATCTGGTTGCCAAGGAGTATATGGCGGCTCGTCAGGATCATAGAGGAATAGCCGTCATAAGCGAGACAACCGGAGCAGCGAGCGAATTTAACGAAGCCCTGGTTGTCAACCCGAACAATACGCGTGAGATCGCCGACGCCCTTCACAGAGCACTGAGCATGCCTCCCGAAGAACGCCGGCGTCGGGCCGGGGCAGTTAACCATCGGCTGGAACGCTACGATGTTAAACGGTGGGCCGGGGAATTCCTCCAGAAACTTGATCATGTCATCGATCACCGTCAAAGAATGTGGATGAATAAAATCGACGATACCGATTTACAGCTTCTTTCACAACGGTATCACGATGCACAGGATCGGCTGTTTATTCTCGATTATAACGGCACGCTGGTAGAATTCTCCGATCAGCCTCTTCCCGATGAGGGATTATATAAACTGCTCGATGAGCTTGTGCGTGATACCGGCAATGATGTGGTGATTGTCAGCGGCAGCAACAGGAGATCGATGGATGACTGGTTTGGTTCGCTCGAAGTCCATCTGGTGGCGGAACAGGGTGCATGGATACGCCGGAAAGGAAAAGCATGGGCGCCCCTTGTTACTCATCAGAACAATGACTGGAAAGATGCCGTACGGCCGCTTCTGGAAATTCAAACCGACCGCACCCCCGGCTCCTTTATAACCGAACGATACCATGCACTCCTCTGGCAGTATGATCGATGTACTCCGGAACTGGCCAATGTACGGATTGCCGAATTGCGCGAATCTCTTCTTGGTGTTGATGAACACTTGAGTGTCCGTGTTTATGAAGATACCAGAACGGTCGAGTTGCAGGAAAGCGCTATCAGTAAAGCCCGTGCAGTATCCCGCTGGCTTTCCCGAAGCTCCTATGATTTTATTTTAGCAGCGGGGAATGATTTATCGGATGAGGATATTTTTGCAACCCTTCCGGGGAACGCCTTTTCCATCCGGGTCGGCCACGGCCATACAGACGCGAATTATGTGATCCAATCACCTCACGAGACTCGTCATATGCTGCAGGAGATTATTAAACAATCATAATCATAAGGTGTATACACCGCTTTTATTCGCTGTTGCCCGGGTTTTTTACGATGAGCCGGAGAGAATCCACCCGGATACGGGGTTCACAGGCTTCCTGTGAGACGGCCCCCCTATCCTCTTCTTTTCGCAAGGCATTCTCCGTCCCCTCACCCGCCAAAGGTTGCGCTGCCCCTCCACTCATGATCTCCCGGGCCCGACGGCCTGCTAATTCGGATGCAGCATCCATCATTGCAGGGATGGTTGTTTCCCGTAGACGCCTGTTACTCAAAATCGGAAGCGTCGCGGTCTCTCTCAACTGCTCTTCGGGTATGGAATCGACTCGTTTCCCTGTGTGATCGACTGCGATGTGAATCGGTACCGGCGGGTTGGCAAATTCATCGGTAGAATTGGCGGCGGTTGCAAGAAAAACAGCATCGAAAATCAAGCCGGGCTGGTCATCACTTTCACAGAATGCATAGGCATGCATGCCGGTTGAACTGTTCAACAATGTCTCAATACCGCCGTATACTGCAGGATGGTCGATTGAGAGAAAGGTGATATCTTCCCGTCGCAACGCGCAGGTTCGGTCGAAGGTCACCACCGGTCTCGATTCGTTGATACCGGCAAAAAGCTCTTCTTCAATACCCGAACCCCACAAACGGTAACATCTGTTGTCCATGGCTTCGGCAAAAACATTCCGAAACTCGAAAAGATCGAGCATAAACTGCTCGACAGTACCACTGGAGTCTTCATCCCGTATCGTTTCAATAACCGAAATGGCGGTTTCGGCCCGGTAAGGATGAGGTTTAATATATCTGTTCCGGCCGGCGTCCATTTCACGGGTCAATTGTAGTGATAACGCCCGGGCATCCTCGAGAAGGTGTGCAAACGGTCCTTCCCTCCCCCCTTCACCGTCCGCAAGAAACATCTGGAGTCGTTCACCAAGTCTGTCGTAAACCTCTTCTGCCGCAGGCATGATTTTCTCAAGCATCTCAAGCCCTTCATCATACCACCGGGCAAGAATCTCATAGGGGGTTCCGGTTATATACGGTACGTGAATGTTAATCTCCCGGCGACGTCCGATTCGATCGAGCCGTCCGATACGCTGCTCCAACAAACCGGGACTTACCGGAAGGTCGAACATCACCAGATGGCTCACAAATTGTAAATTACGTCCTTCACTCCCGATTTCCGAACAGAGCAACAACCGCGCACCGTCATCCTCCGAAAACCAGGCGGCATTGCGGTCACGCTGAATAATCGAAAGCTCTTCATGAAAAACCGCCGTATCGACAGCAATATGGCGTTTCAATGCATCGATTATCGCTGCTACTTTATTTTTACTTCGACAGATAACCACGAATTTCTCATCTGGATGTGCACGGAGTAAGGCGGCAAGATATGGAACACGGGGATCCTCACCGAGAGTATATTTTTCCTGCAGCGAGGGCGCTGAATCTGCGGTGAATTCCGCCCGTACCCACCTTCTGATCTTCTCGGATGCCGCAAGGCCTTCCCTGTGCACCTTACGGGGTGGAAATCCGCCGACAGTCGAACGGGTTGTGCGAAAGAGCAGGTGATTCTTGCCAAGGAGATCTAATCGCGCCTGATGGCTCTTGACACCATGCTGCAAAGGCGTTGCCGTAAGCAGGAGCATGTCACGACATCGATGAGCGAATTCCCGGGCCAGTGCAAATTCAGGAGAGCCGTGAACCAGATGATGTGCTTCATCGATAATACACATATCCCATCCCGCCTCCAGAGCCAATTGCGATATGGACCGGTTGCCCGAGAGCATTTCAATCGTGCTGAGTACAAAAGGAGCGTTAAGGAACGGATTTGCAGTTTCCTGCAAATTAATCTGCCTGAAATAGAGTTCATCGATGATAGTTGCTGCAAGAGAGAATTTTCGCAGCAACTCGACAAACCAGACATGGAGCATAGACTCGGGTACTAAAATCAGAGCACGGCCTGCCTGGCCGGATACGATAAGCCGGTGAAGAATCAGGGTGGCTTCGATTGTTTTCCCCAACCCGACTTCATCGGCCAGAAGCACACGCCGCACCGGACGGGCGCATACTTCACCTGCGATACCGATCTGATGAGGAATAAGATCGATTCGGCCTCCCGTAAAGCCCCGGGCGGCCGAATGGATGATCGCATTTCTCATGTCAAGACTGCGCCGGCGAAGGATCAGTGCTTTATAATCGGCCTTTGCTCCGGCGAGCAGCAGATGAAGCGGCGTGGCCAGGACAGTATGATCCGAAATCTCGGTCTCTGCAAAACGCTCATCTCGTGTTCGATAGTAGAGAAGCTTATCAACTTCATCCACGCCCTCGATCCTTTTCTCTTCTCCCGAACGCAATGTCATTCGGTCGCCCGGTTTAAGACGAAAACGATGGAGAGGCGCGGTTTCCAGGGAAAACATACGGCTGACCTCACCGCCCCGGAAGCTCAATGTTACCCGTCGACGGTCAAAGACGGTAATTATCCCGATGCCAAGATCGGGCTCGGTCTCGACACTCCACCGCTGCCCCGAGGCAAGGGATTCCGAGCGTATCGGTCCGGGCTTGCTCCCCGCTGTCCTCGCTGCGTGTTGCGCCTCGAGCGGTAAATCATCCTGAAGATCTCCATGCCACTGCCCCCTGTGCTCAACTCCTCGAAGCCGTCGTCTCACCCTGGTATTCCTTCCACCTGCCGCTTACAATAATCTGATTTGATACCAATTAGATAAGACTAATCAGTAAAAGTATCAGGTGTGTAAATGCGTATACTATTAAAAAAAATAAAATCGACAGAACCACTGAAGAAATTAAAATAATTTTTACTCCACTTCCCTGATGTCTTCCTTCTTCATAATGCTCCCTCAGAAGGCGGGCATTTCGCGTGTTTGCCTTGAAAAAGAAATCAAAAATATTACCCAATACCGGAATACTTCCAATTAATGTATCCAGAAGGACATTGATAATCATCCTCACGACAACATTGCCGCTCACGCCATACCGGACCATCATTATCACAAGAGCACTGGATATCAAAAAGGTAACACTATCACCGGCAAAGGGTATTAAGCCGATAAGAGGGTCCAATCCGAACGTGAACCTTGTTCCCGGTATGGTATATTTGGTATCCAGAATCCTCGACACATTGTCAACTATGGTAAAATCCGGTTCAGGCTTCTTGGTGCTCATAGTGTATTCCGGCTTACAAAGAAATTTATAGTTCAGGAGTGCCGGTGAGATAGGGCATATGGGGCGGCCAGGCATTCAATACCTGCCGCACCAAAGCAAATTCCCCGATATGGTATGCATTATGGTCGGCAACCAGGAGCAGCTCCCGGAACAGGGTGTAGGTTTTTGCATGGGGTAAGGGTGCAAAAAGTTCGATCTCCGGATTTTCGGCAAGTTCAATGAGGTCCTTAAGATCGGTGAGAAATTTATTAACCGAAGAATGCCACATGTTTTTATCGGCCTGCTCCTTTGCTTTCGGCCGGTACCCTTCGGGGTAGGAAGGAGAAACATGAGACGGGTTGCGAATAAATTCCAGAATATCCCATTGCGCAATTCGCATATGTTCCAGAAAATGCCAGGGCGCATAGGGAATATCAGGCGACTTTGTGTTAATCAGCCGGATTGGAAACTCTGCCACAACGTCATCGAATGTCATGTGAGCATTACCGCCATCGAGCAGTGCAACAATCTCTTGTCTGATACTCTCATTATTTCTCATAGTAAATCCTCGAATGTAATCTGCTTCTCAGGCTCTGTTTTCAATTTATGGATTTTAATATTGAGCAATTTTAATGCCAGATAGTGTTTGCAGAGAGAGTATTACTGAAGCGTCGGCTATTTGAGCAGCAAATCATCCGCGATTGGAATGAACGATGACGCCGAATTAATCAGGGATTTTGATGTGAGATGAGGAACGCCATATACTTCAACCCGGACTCCAAAATCTTTTTGGATTTTTTGCACCAGCAAATCGAAATCGCCATCCCCGGACGCCAGCACAACGACGTCGGAGAGCTTTGCATATTCCATCACATCGAGCGTAATGCCGACATCCCAGTCACCCTTTGCCGAACCGTCCATACGCTGAATATAGGGTTTCAATTTAACGTCAAAGCCGATTCCCTTCAGGATATTCTGAAACTGCCGCTGTTTTTCATCTCCCCGGTGAATGGCGTAGGCAATCGCTCTTACAATATTTCTTCCTGAAGTCGCTTTCGCCCAGAATGCATTATAATCGAAATTGCAGCGGTAGTAATCTTTTGTGGTATAATAGATATTCTGGACATCGACAAAAAGGCTGACTTTTTTCATATGCACCTCACCCTGCGACTCTTTCCCAGCTGCGAATGAGCTTGCCGAACCGGTTCCAGCGTATTTTCCGCGCCAGGTTCCAGAGAGGGACCTGAGGGTCCATCGAAAAATAGATCATAAGCGCCTGGGCCTTAACAAAAGACCTGTTAACCACCCCCCAATACCGGGAGTCAAGAGAATTGTCTCTGTTGTCGCCAAGCATGAAATAGTTGTCGTTCTTAACAACATACGTACCGACCGGCTCACCCTCCAGGAGCACCTCCGCGAAGAGGTCGACTCCGGACCGATCGATTTCCAGCGATAAAAGGACCTGTTGAGCTACTTGTTGAAGAACGACCCAATTGTCTATCGTATCCAGGCGCGTAAATTCGGCGACTTCATCAAGGGTAAGAAGCCCTTTCAAACCGAGCAGCAGCTTGCGATCGTTGGCAACATCTCCATCGTCAGTAAGAATCAGTCGTAAAGACACTTCCGAACGAGGGTGCTCCTGGTGCACGATATGCTTGAAAAAGAGTGCATCTCGAATCGACAATTTACGGCATCGAATCGTATCGCCGCTCGATGGAATCCGGTAGGGTGCAAAATGCTCTATGCCGTCAAATCCCTGATGTCCATTCATGATATGCTTTCCGTGGGGAGGAAGCACCATCTTTTTTCCATTGACCATAAGCGTACGGTCCCGGATTTCTATAATCTGCCCCGGCCCGGCCACACATCGCTTAATATAAGCTCTTCCGTTGTTGCCCGGAGTTTTAAAAATGACCACTTCGCCCGGACGGGGATCTTTCACCCCGGGAAATTTCAAGTGCGTAAAAGGAACCACGGGCGCTCCATAAACGAATTTCAGGCCCAGAAGCTGATCGCCGATAAGCAGGCTGTCTTCCATGGAGCCCGAGGGAATACGAAATGCCTGCACGACATATACAATAAATATAAGCGCCATGCCAAAGGCGGAAATGGTCTCTTTGGAAAATCGAAGCAATCCTTTCATCTCCCGGTGTGTTTTATATCGCTTTTTCTCCATAGATCCCGTCCTTCTACTGTATACATGATACATGAATAAAATGGTGCAGTGCTATAATATACGATAATTTTCACGGGAGTATAAGGGCGGGCATGCATTTTAAAAAAGACGGCAGCCGGATTTTTCCTGCGCTCTTTCCCAAAAATGCAAAAAAAATTATCGCTATCGATAAATTCTGAAAATATCAGCCCGCCGATATGGCTTATAACCCGAATTCCCCCTCCGAACCCACATTGGCATAAGTTTTGTATGTATAAAACAGCAAAATACGATTAAGGTTAATCAAAAGTAATATCTGTATATCTATTCATCTTAACCGGGAAAGGATGTCTTTATGAAGTTGACACACCTTGTTTCAGTATTCCTATGTATCGGCTTTACAGCAGCAGGCATCATGGCAAAATCACCCTATACCAAACCAAACAACAGTTGGATATCCCTGGAGGGTACCATTGTCGCCACGACCGACAACACATTTGATCTTGATTATGGTCAAGGCATCGTAACCGTCGAAATGGATGACTGGGACTGGTATGAAGAAGGGAAGGCATTGATCGTCGGCGATGATGTAACCGTCTACGGCCGTGTCGATGATGACCTCTACGAAACAACCTCGATTGAAGCCCAGACTGTGTATGTCGATGATCTCAACACATTCTTTTATGCCAGTGCGGCCGATGAGGAAGATGCGGATATTTATATCGCGCCCATCTATTCCGATTATGATCTCCAGCTTACCGGGAAAGTGACATCGGTGAGTGGACGTGAATTCACTATTGATGTTGGCAAAAGAAAAGTCACTGTTGATACTGATAATATGCCCTATAACCCCCTGGACGATGCCGGTTATCAGCAGATCGAGAAAAATGACTGGGTAACCGTGTCGGGTGATATCGAATACGATCTCTTTAACAACCGCGAATTGGAAGCGGAATCGATCGTAACCCTTTTAGACAACAGCAAGAGTAAAAAAAATAAATAGTCAGTAGCCTCGCGTAATACCGCAACCGGGCAGAGGTGTTTCCTCTGCCCGGCGGTATTTT
This genomic interval from Chitinivibrionales bacterium contains the following:
- a CDS encoding sterol desaturase family protein, with product MNDIFSSLSTITFTILGISAIGFFALQEKIPLRPKTRPFRHRLAVNAVLVGLTLTTSALLVTPVSEWMMTKAAKEEFGILQYVKLPFGMQTIVAFLLMDATFYWWHRANHRIPFLWRFHNVHHIDPDLDITTSFRFHAGEIALSSGFRIIQIGLIGISALDFVLYELIFNMSTMFHHSNFRLPIGLERFLNVFIVTPRMHGIHHSNYQDETNSNYSVVFRWWDPLWRTLHLNIPQSAITIGVPAYHAPQDNHLRATITMPFTRQRYYWKGDNDIRLHREAGTLPDKNHLAA
- a CDS encoding bifunctional alpha,alpha-trehalose-phosphate synthase (UDP-forming)/trehalose-phosphatase, whose translation is MARIIIVSNRLPVTIKKSPDGFTYSRSIGGLATAMQSVHQSEGSLWVGWCGMVNEELDTNDREKLTDILRHDYKCIPLFLSQRQIEVFYNSFSNKTVWPLFHYFPLLSEYDEEYWDGYWEVNEIFMHTLEPVIRDTDIIWIQDYHLMLLPGMIRKNFPAAKIGFFLHIPFPSFEIFRLLPWRKELLQGILGADLIGFHTYDYVRHFLSSVRRLLFLDVSLSSITTDHRDAKADAFPLGVDFDRYRRSGDDSDVQKNIGLFRKKLAQTRIILSVDRLDYTKGIPSRLHAYQLFLEQYPQYKEKITLILIAAPSRIQVHTYQEIKQQIEQLVSLINGKHGTVGWTPVQYFFRSFGYLELTALYHCADILLVTPLRDGMNLVAKEYMAARQDHRGIAVISETTGAASEFNEALVVNPNNTREIADALHRALSMPPEERRRRAGAVNHRLERYDVKRWAGEFLQKLDHVIDHRQRMWMNKIDDTDLQLLSQRYHDAQDRLFILDYNGTLVEFSDQPLPDEGLYKLLDELVRDTGNDVVIVSGSNRRSMDDWFGSLEVHLVAEQGAWIRRKGKAWAPLVTHQNNDWKDAVRPLLEIQTDRTPGSFITERYHALLWQYDRCTPELANVRIAELRESLLGVDEHLSVRVYEDTRTVELQESAISKARAVSRWLSRSSYDFILAAGNDLSDEDIFATLPGNAFSIRVGHGHTDANYVIQSPHETRHMLQEIIKQS
- a CDS encoding DUF4112 domain-containing protein; translation: MSTKKPEPDFTIVDNVSRILDTKYTIPGTRFTFGLDPLIGLIPFAGDSVTFLISSALVIMMVRYGVSGNVVVRMIINVLLDTLIGSIPVLGNIFDFFFKANTRNARLLREHYEEGRHQGSGVKIILISSVVLSILFFLIVYAFTHLILLLISLI
- a CDS encoding DinB family protein, whose translation is MRNNESIRQEIVALLDGGNAHMTFDDVVAEFPIRLINTKSPDIPYAPWHFLEHMRIAQWDILEFIRNPSHVSPSYPEGYRPKAKEQADKNMWHSSVNKFLTDLKDLIELAENPEIELFAPLPHAKTYTLFRELLLVADHNAYHIGEFALVRQVLNAWPPHMPYLTGTPEL
- a CDS encoding NYN domain-containing protein produces the protein MKKVSLFVDVQNIYYTTKDYYRCNFDYNAFWAKATSGRNIVRAIAYAIHRGDEKQRQFQNILKGIGFDVKLKPYIQRMDGSAKGDWDVGITLDVMEYAKLSDVVVLASGDGDFDLLVQKIQKDFGVRVEVYGVPHLTSKSLINSASSFIPIADDLLLK
- the lepB gene encoding signal peptidase I, producing MYHVYSRRTGSMEKKRYKTHREMKGLLRFSKETISAFGMALIFIVYVVQAFRIPSGSMEDSLLIGDQLLGLKFVYGAPVVPFTHLKFPGVKDPRPGEVVIFKTPGNNGRAYIKRCVAGPGQIIEIRDRTLMVNGKKMVLPPHGKHIMNGHQGFDGIEHFAPYRIPSSGDTIRCRKLSIRDALFFKHIVHQEHPRSEVSLRLILTDDGDVANDRKLLLGLKGLLTLDEVAEFTRLDTIDNWVVLQQVAQQVLLSLEIDRSGVDLFAEVLLEGEPVGTYVVKNDNYFMLGDNRDNSLDSRYWGVVNRSFVKAQALMIYFSMDPQVPLWNLARKIRWNRFGKLIRSWERVAG